The Sabethes cyaneus chromosome 3, idSabCyanKW18_F2, whole genome shotgun sequence DNA window cgagtgcacgaaatgactggtttgacggggaatgccaacaagcgatggagaggaaaaaggaaaaaaatatataagcaTTGCCACGAGAGAGGTTTGGCATagcatcgacgagcgcggaacaATAAGTTGACGCTCGTAAGGAAAAAAAGCTACTGAAGGAGGACAGAAATCGTAAATCGCTAGCACAAATATTCTGGCCAaatgagacgcgcaagttctatgagatgGTGAACTAATCTCATAAAGGGTACCCATCGAAGCCTAATATGTCTAGGAATGAGGTTTCCTTCTAAGTagtcacaaacgagtgcgaggtggtcgacaggtgaaagcagttcttcaatAGGCATCTCAAAGgagatataacagaaggagaccgAACGGAAGCaggacccagataacacaaattcgcaatagaaagttcacattaaatcgttttcatgtcaatttcacattggaattgtataatggttagagtatgtcaaatcgaggtgaacaataagttgtttagcagtcgtgcgtgtcttcatatacaattcatgactgtgaattataaagtagGATAGACaactgcaatatttgattatatggATGTTcatatatggcgtgaaatataactttttcgttcagatatgatttcgtatacctcagttgcaatcgagatatacaaaccaaatggtttactggggagTACCTACAAATGATCTCGGCTCCCGATCCCCTAGACATTCGGCgaaaaatcggtcagctgaagaacagAGCTTTCAGAGAGAATCGACCCCTTGGAGAACTTTTTAAAAATGacaaagaaccactagcaacgaaACGACTTAGCTGGATAATTTCATttggatttgggaagaagagaaactaccggtgCTACGGTGCACCGCGGTGGAATGGACGGAAggggtggtttgtcccatctacaaaaagggtgatcggtttGATTGATGCAATTATCGCGGCATTAAGTTTATCAACAACGGCTACAAGGTGCTTTCGCAGATTTTGTTACATCGTTTATCTCCAATTCGTGGGTGGGTTACAACGAAtccaatttttactctccgacaactCCTCCAGAAAcgccgggagtacaacgtgcccacgcaccatattttcgtggatttcagggcagcaaacGATACAATTGAGTgtgaccagctatggcagattatgcacgagtacggttttccggacaaactgacgtgcaAACGTAcatgcgtgtttcgggggcagtttcgagtcccttcgaattgcgcagagggttgcagcaaggggatgaactgtcctgtatgttatccaacattgctattgaaggtgtgatccggaaaatgttggcaacaaaaatgttttttgggTAGAATAGTATCGAAGCGGAGCTTATAGCGAGCTTAAGTCTCTGTGCTTAAGGGTCTCCTACgctcacagagaacagattaacaggctcgaaggaagtaatcgattttttgtgtgtaaaatctgtcggtagcgccctccagaaatagtttgccaaacgcatcaaaaatatccatgtacctttatcaatatttctttgtgctggagttacatagcagcgatggcagcgacatcaagatttagtttgccacttactgctcgaggggtgctctatggaaggattactcgtagattacataaaaaccttttacacactttttgtcaattacctggtagtctgttctttGTGCTACGCTTTGCCCCGTTGGACCCTATAAAAtgtaatattattatttttcataattaggccattgcaaatcaatttcaaagtttttctcatcccccctttggaaattggcttgaaaaatcggggggcaaaaaaataatttgtaggatatgagttaaattttttcaataaatcaatattgtctgtgggctctacagcttgaaaaactcgaaaaatgagtgtacgagttgagttaacgcttctgtcacgaaatagaaatggaagttcaaagagtggaatttccgaaactaggccaaaacaattttctttcgtttttgtcttttagttcgtagatttttgcatgaaaaataacgtatttattaaaagcaagaatagatttggttttcacgtttaaactttaaataaaaatgcctaaaatccatatttttttgctcgattaaaaaattctctttgtttttttgccttcccccctccccccctcccttcagtggcccaacaccggagggataaaaacttctttaaatatttgtaatggccttataaaaaatataccaaaaattaagtttttttcGATTTATGTCAAAATTGTGAAATATTCTGAAGTTTTTGCCAAGAGCATTACGTTTGCATTTTTTATTCTAAGTTTCAGCCATTCGTTATTCAGCCTTTTGACCATTCAGCCTTATGTAGGTATTGCTTGATTCTCAGCCTTTGGTGTTTCAGCCTCTTGTTGCTAACCCGAGCTTACCACTCGTCTGTTGACCACTTTAGATAGACGCATTTCTATAACTCTACATATCTGCCAGATTTACAACAAAAACGACTACTTAGCTGGATTGTAAGAGCTCTCCCaagtaattttaaaaaatattcatcGAATTTTCGCTTTCACTGCCATCATATTTCAGGAATgtgtttatttaaattttatgtaACGTAATTTTTTGATTACCTTCTTCCGGCAAACGCGATGTGCGTTTCGACTTTCTAGTCGAGTACCTATTTTTGTTGACATGTAGTGACGTTATTTTGCGTATGTGGAATTTTtgtcaaataaaaattaaattcctTTCTTTTCTTCTCAGACGATTTCTTCGAAGAACAGGTTGCAGTGAATTTCTACGAGTATTTTGTGTAAAAGTTTAAAAGAGTGTTTCAGAAATGACTTCCGATTGGGATGAAATCAAGCGGTTAGCCGCTGATTTGCAGAAAGCTCAGCTTTCTACATCTATGCAAAGGTACAAATTCTGCTGATTGGTGCATGTCACAATCCTGTACAATAACTTTTTGTGATTGTAGGTTATCGGAGAGAAATTGTGTGGAGGTCATTAGTTTGCTGATTTCTAAAGGTCTGTTGGAGGTAATTTTTACCACTGATGGAAAGGAATATCTTACTCATGCCCATCTCAAGCAAGAGATCAAAGATGAAATGTTCATCCAAGGGGGCCGAGTCAATCTggtggatttagctaaaacgcTGAGCGTTGATTTTGATAAGGTCCAACGAATGGCGGAACAGGTTATTGCGGAAGATAGGTCGATAAAGTTCATCCTCGGACAATTGTTCGACGAGGTTTACTTGCAGCGCGTTTCTTTGGAGATTAATGAAAAACTGTCCCAAACCGGAGAGATTGATGTAGCCGATCTAACTACTCAATATGATTTACCAGCTGATTTTATTCTGAACTCCATAATGTTGAAGTATCTCAACAAAACTATTATGGGAAAGCAGGATTCTTCTAATGCGAATATCTTTTTCACACAGTCATTCATATCCCGAAATAAGGCGAAGATTCGTGGCGCCTTAGCGGCAATTACTAAACCTACCCCGGTTTCTGCTATTCTAGCTCAAAGCGGGATTCCTgataaactgttttatttgttgaTTAACGAAGCGACAGCTTTAGGTACTGTAACCTCAAAGTCTCCAGCAGCTCTGTACATTCCTCATCTCTTTACTAAGATGCAGGTGGAATGGGTTCAAAATTTCTACCGGCAGAATGGATATTTGGAATACGACTCAGTAGCTAGGTTGGGAGTTACCGATGTCAAAAGCTTCATCGTTAATCAATTGCCGAATGagaaaattacttatttgaAGAAATGTTGCATTGGAGATAAGTTGATTGAACAAGTAACCGCTTTGTTCGATGAGTGTATTGCTACTAACAGTTATTTGGATATATCCACCATTCTACCGTCGATTATGAGTGAGGACGATATTGAGCAATTGCTAACGAAAGTAATATCGCCAACTAAACTGAAACAAACGCTCACATTTGGCAGCACAATTTTAACAAACAAATTTATTGACGACATTGTGAAACCTTGCTTCGTTATAGCCAATGAAAATGCAATGAAATCTGTCGACAGTGGAAGTTATCAGAAGTACATGGCAGAAAAAACGATGAAACATCATGATACCGATAAGGAGCCGGTTGCCGGTGAGAGTAAAGGCGACAAGCGAGATGAACGCCGCAAAAAAGCTGCTGGTGGAAAGGGTGGTGGAGGCACCCAGGGACGTGAGACGAAAACGAAATCAACGAAAAAGCACACCCGTGGCAATAGAGGAAACGTTTCGGACTCGGATGACGAAGTATCGGGAGGAAATGTTTCGAAAAAGGCCGGAAAGGAAActacaattgaattgattacAACGAAAGATATTGCAAAGGTGCTTGAGAGTGGGTTGGAACCCGAAGGACTCGAAGATTTATCCAAACAGTTGGCACAACACTATTATCCGTTAGTATACTAATCGAAAACTTTTTATTGAAATGTTATAatttatatcccgtttttttCAGTCAATTCAGTAAATTTGCCCTGGCCAAAGCCCATGAACTGTATGAAATGTCGCTTCACCAGAGTAACCAAAACCGTCGGCAAACGCATGCAAACTTGCAGGATAAACTGAACAATTTGTACAACGACATTCGTCTCTACGATAAAGGAATCAAGATCCTACCGAGCGATGTGCAGCAGCAGTTGGTCAAGTATTTGCTCAAAACGTTTGGCACAGAGTTTTGCAACGAAATATTCTTTTATGTGGCCGCCGAATGCAATCTGAACAGTAACGGAACGACATTAACGGCGGAACAGCGTACGAAAATTGTCCAAGATTGCAGTCAAGAGTATAAAGCTGCCCTGCTTGCGTTGAACAAAGCGACAACTAGTAGTGCTTCCATTGATGATTATCTTGTGGTGGCAGAAAACTCTCTTCAAGTTTGCAGTatgatactgaaaaaaatagacAAGAAAAAAGATCGGTAATTATCGCCAATTAAGTTGGTTGTTTCAATCCGCAATTTCAATTGGTTTCCCCCGATGGGGTAATCAATAGGACGCGTTGCAGAGCCAACGCAAGGCTAGCGATTAATTGATGCTGATTAAATTATGATGTTTTTGTGTTTCAGAAATTTAATTCTTTGTCACAAGCATGGTTTGCTAGAGCAACTGTCGAACTGTACGGATCCGGCCTTGGTATTACATCTGGCTGTGCTGGTAATTTTCACCATTTCCACACAAAATATGCTGCATGCATCCGGTCGACACGTGTCGGCTATTTTAAGCTTTTTGCAGCCGTCACTTAGCCCGGAACATGCTCAAACACTGACAACCTACCATGGTAAGTACATATTAGAATTTCCAATTGTTGCTTATTAGGTATTCACTTTAAATTTGGTTTTGACTATAATATTTAGTTTGACCGGTGTATTTTGTATTCCAATGATGGCTCAAACACTACCATTTCTAGTGCTGGTAGTTTACTTAATATTGGTTCATATCTCTATTATAGACGCAGTGCTACAATTGCTTAGTGCCGAAAGTGGCACAGGAGACAGTAAACCCGCTGTAGATTCTATTTCGAAGCAGTTGGAGGCGTTGACACCGGTAGTTAAGGAAATAGCaacaaatttcaaaaagttgggCGTTACAAGTGCGGAGTGATAGTCTTTATTAAGGTTTCAGTGAATTGTTAATTAGTTGTGCTACAGTTTTTTGAATAAATGAGGAATGTAAATAAATACAAACTACTTACGTTGGTAGAATATTACACACATTGCCACATTACGaattttgtttttatgtcatttaCTTTAGGCAGCGTGAAAATACCTGATTTTGGGCCGAATAATTGTCGGTTGAACCGCATGGAGAGCTTTAAAAAGTTTACGATGATGCTGCTCTAAACAAGACTAAATGCCGTGATTGATTTCGTCGCTTTAAAAACGTTGATTGTGATGTTGAAGACTGTCTGAACGAAAGAAGTTCAAAAACCTTTGAAGACACTGAATTGGAAGTATTGCTCGATGAGGATCAGTTCAAAATGCAAAAACTGCTTGTTTCAGCATTAGAAGCCAATTCGAAGCGACTACATGCGGTGGAAATTTaagtttgttatatttttgaagcCGTTACAACTTGATAAGTCAAATTCCAGGACCTGGTGATAGTCAACGAAGCAGGACTAAACTCAGAACAGCATGATCATACcccaaataaataataatatccaatagtaaaataattcaatttatttgttcgcgtgaatcttcaccatgcaaaaAAACTGCGACTGCGGTGCTTTGCAGAAGGTTTACAGAAAGAAAATTGGATATAGCACTGATCCAGGTGTCATATAAATAAAGGATACAAAAAATTCCTACAAATTCGTGCAAATTAATTTATGCTGAATGTCAGCTCTCGCCAAGAGCGGCCATTCTGGTAAGcgaaaaataattcaataattCGAAAACAGATATTGATGAAGCctgtaagtcgtaggcgaaataggtatctgtcgcgaataaataaatatagtagaatttaatttgaaaaaaaaaaaaaaaaaaatatgtttgtccAAATGCAAAAGACATTGCAGCAATCATAACGGAGATTCTAACGACTCACGATGAGACTGAATTTTGCCAGCGtctgcatattttccaggaaATGTGAGAGAAGTACCATCACTGGAGGTTGTAAGTATGTTTTCTTCCTACAATTGACTTTTGGATTTTATATCGTTCTATActatagatatatgcaataaaggggaaacttttgtaaacgcaataaggcaagaagttcttgacttaacactatgcagtcaAACCATGGCTGATAATATAAAGGATTGACATGTATCAGATGAAGAATCCTTGTCCAATCACAAGCATATTATATTGGTGATGTAGCTAATGAACAACTTAAAGAAATTATAGGAGAtcctaggaaaacaaactgggagcGGTATAATTTGAAACTGGAAGTTGGAGTCAAGAGCATGAAATGTTGCTCAAGAGGATataaagaacttgaggacaatTCAAAACGATTTTCAAGCCTGACCCAACAAGCTTATTGCGAAGATTGTTCTTTATAagaacgctctacgaatagagatgtacctcTGTGAAACAAAACCTTAAAGAAATTTTGCAGTGCTTATAGCAGAACGCTCAGACAGCTAGCTGACCATATATTTAACGGTACGATTAATTTCTACGTAAAATATACATCGTATGTAGGTataattaatttgaaatttacaaTAGATTACAATCACTGTATCGGATCCGGATATCGCGTAAAATATTTACGAAAACGAGCGCAGAGGAATCCACTTCACTGCATAATCTGCAGCAAATTATATGGGAGAGCTTACCTGTAACCCGTAATCGTCATCATCGTTAATGCTACAGAGTAAAGAACTTACCAGCATGTAAAAGTCGTGTATAGAAGCTAGAAGCTATAACGTCAAAGCCACGGAAGGGTCTTCAAAGTGAAGTACTAACAACTTCTCATGCAAACATCTAGCAGGGCCCTTTTACACGTGCTGGATCTTCAACAGTGCAGATCTGAGGCAGTGATCTCAACAGGATTGTCGTCATCCCGTTTGTCTACGTGGTATTCGTAGATATTTCTGCAGGTTTCTGCAATCTCGCAAGCTGAAGGGGAAATAGTACGTCGCAGTGTAGAAGCGAGGTTATAAGTGACTGAATAACGTGATAATATTGCCGGTTGTTTTACGCTCCATCAAGAACACTCGTATaaaccaggggtgtgaaatt harbors:
- the LOC128741948 gene encoding E3 UFM1-protein ligase 1 homolog, producing MTSDWDEIKRLAADLQKAQLSTSMQRLSERNCVEVISLLISKGLLEVIFTTDGKEYLTHAHLKQEIKDEMFIQGGRVNLVDLAKTLSVDFDKVQRMAEQVIAEDRSIKFILGQLFDEVYLQRVSLEINEKLSQTGEIDVADLTTQYDLPADFILNSIMLKYLNKTIMGKQDSSNANIFFTQSFISRNKAKIRGALAAITKPTPVSAILAQSGIPDKLFYLLINEATALGTVTSKSPAALYIPHLFTKMQVEWVQNFYRQNGYLEYDSVARLGVTDVKSFIVNQLPNEKITYLKKCCIGDKLIEQVTALFDECIATNSYLDISTILPSIMSEDDIEQLLTKVISPTKLKQTLTFGSTILTNKFIDDIVKPCFVIANENAMKSVDSGSYQKYMAEKTMKHHDTDKEPVAGESKGDKRDERRKKAAGGKGGGGTQGRETKTKSTKKHTRGNRGNVSDSDDEVSGGNVSKKAGKETTIELITTKDIAKVLESGLEPEGLEDLSKQLAQHYYPQFSKFALAKAHELYEMSLHQSNQNRRQTHANLQDKLNNLYNDIRLYDKGIKILPSDVQQQLVKYLLKTFGTEFCNEIFFYVAAECNLNSNGTTLTAEQRTKIVQDCSQEYKAALLALNKATTSSASIDDYLVVAENSLQVCSMILKKIDKKKDRNLILCHKHGLLEQLSNCTDPALVLHLAVLVIFTISTQNMLHASGRHVSAILSFLQPSLSPEHAQTLTTYHDAVLQLLSAESGTGDSKPAVDSISKQLEALTPVVKEIATNFKKLGVTSAE